One Candidatus Eisenbacteria bacterium genomic window carries:
- a CDS encoding PP2C family protein-serine/threonine phosphatase has translation MIQSKSFYRSLEKIFASASRLKAPEKFAARIAPALLDALKDSLAVASIQVYERRKDGFAAPKTFGAERPDIGPDLARRFSSAGDDAIRELPWVGDMGPGRVGLLGVGSADGPLLVLLGPARGSLERSPGKSDLMAALNSLLYAMRQHLEKSALTDLIEQARAIQMSLLPPGHCAFEGYDIFALSSPATTVGGDLYDFLPVGPGTLGLAVADASGHGLPAALQARDVAVGLRMGVEHDLKIVAAVEKLNRVIHRSGLASRFISLVFGELDTNGDFSYVNAGHPPALLLDAHGIRELSVGGLVLGPDPSSRYRLGHAHVERGSTLVLYSDGVFERGTTWGEPFGMKRLHKWLKETRRLPAEEAVRALMKRLGEHCPGKPYEDDVTVMVVRRAP, from the coding sequence ATGATCCAGTCCAAGAGTTTCTACCGCAGCCTCGAGAAGATCTTCGCCTCGGCTTCACGCCTCAAGGCGCCGGAGAAGTTCGCCGCGCGCATCGCGCCGGCGCTGCTCGATGCGCTCAAGGATTCGCTCGCGGTCGCTTCCATCCAGGTCTACGAGCGGCGCAAGGACGGCTTCGCCGCGCCGAAGACGTTCGGCGCCGAACGCCCCGACATCGGCCCGGACCTGGCCCGCCGCTTCTCGAGCGCCGGCGACGACGCGATCCGCGAACTGCCCTGGGTGGGCGACATGGGGCCGGGGCGCGTCGGACTGCTGGGGGTCGGCAGCGCCGACGGACCGCTGCTCGTGCTGCTCGGTCCCGCCCGCGGCTCGCTCGAGCGCTCACCCGGCAAGTCGGACCTGATGGCCGCGCTGAACTCGCTGCTCTACGCCATGCGCCAGCATCTCGAAAAGAGCGCGCTCACCGACCTGATCGAGCAGGCGCGCGCGATCCAGATGAGCCTGCTGCCGCCGGGCCATTGCGCCTTCGAGGGCTACGACATCTTCGCACTGAGCTCGCCCGCGACGACGGTGGGCGGCGACCTGTACGACTTCCTTCCCGTCGGCCCGGGCACGCTCGGCCTCGCGGTCGCCGACGCCTCCGGGCACGGACTGCCGGCCGCGCTGCAGGCGCGCGACGTCGCGGTCGGCCTGCGCATGGGCGTCGAGCACGACCTGAAGATCGTCGCCGCGGTCGAGAAGCTCAACCGCGTCATCCACCGCAGCGGCCTCGCCTCGCGCTTCATCTCGCTGGTCTTCGGCGAACTGGACACGAACGGCGACTTCTCGTACGTGAACGCCGGCCATCCCCCGGCCCTGCTGCTGGACGCGCACGGCATCCGCGAGTTGTCGGTGGGCGGCCTTGTGCTCGGACCGGACCCCAGCTCGCGCTACCGGCTCGGGCACGCGCACGTGGAGCGCGGCTCGACGCTCGTGCTCTACAGCGACGGCGTGTTCGAGCGCGGCACCACCTGGGGCGAGCCGTTCGGCATGAAGCGCCTGCACAAGTGGCTCAAGGAAACGCGCCGGTTGCCCGCGGAGGAGGCCGTGCGCGCGCTCATGAAGCGCCTCGGCGAGCACTGCCCGGGCAAACCCTACGAGGACGACGTCACGGTGATGGTGGTGCGGCGCGCGCCGTAA
- a CDS encoding glycosyltransferase family 39 protein: protein MPSPRKARARRSASAHPAARARAPLPRARERLAVALLVAFHVALAVWGAARQSVTFDENFHLPAGVLEAATGELRVSAVNPPLVKALAGAAALAAGARVPRREDLGDGEQGRVGAAFMRLNADRYHRVFFAGRLVVIALSALLALVAWRWARRLWGSRGGLLALGFYAFAPEALAHAGVVTMDLPTALGFTFTLFCWQAFVRAGRWQAWGASAAGVAFTFLVRFTAVFLPPLMLVLALVELAARRVRHPVRVALGFVLLVPGTLLALQAGYLGRTSFEPLSAMPFESASFRALQARWPHARLPLPDTWVLGFDRQAVESQAGRTPSYLLGKVHPEMPLAYFPVALAAKWPLGFLGALGLLVAYAFARRPRPRRWLWPLALAALFLGVATFVGRLGIGIRYVLPVVPALAVSLGALASARAGDGAFWRRAAAALACVQAIEAGAHAPWHLSFYNAVAGGPARGQWIVNDSNVDWGQGLIALRDEMRARGIGRVHLLYHGTTDPAVYGLDYVPYLGGTPGPESDWLAISSYFFVGLSQRARTRGGRTDVPVRVDCSALWPRVPDAMPAGCILLFRIR, encoded by the coding sequence GTGCCGAGCCCCCGAAAAGCGCGTGCGAGGCGCTCCGCGTCCGCGCATCCCGCAGCTCGCGCGCGGGCGCCGCTGCCCCGCGCGCGGGAGCGGCTGGCCGTCGCGCTGCTCGTCGCGTTCCACGTCGCGCTGGCCGTCTGGGGCGCGGCGCGCCAGAGCGTGACCTTCGACGAGAACTTCCACCTCCCCGCGGGAGTGCTCGAGGCGGCGACCGGCGAACTGCGGGTCTCCGCGGTGAACCCGCCCCTCGTCAAGGCGCTCGCGGGAGCGGCCGCGCTGGCCGCCGGCGCCCGCGTGCCGCGCCGGGAGGACCTCGGAGACGGCGAACAGGGGCGGGTCGGCGCGGCGTTCATGCGCCTGAACGCCGACCGCTACCACCGGGTGTTCTTCGCCGGCCGGCTGGTCGTCATCGCGCTCTCGGCGTTGCTCGCGCTGGTGGCCTGGCGCTGGGCGCGGCGGCTGTGGGGCTCGCGCGGCGGACTCCTCGCGCTGGGCTTCTATGCGTTCGCTCCCGAAGCGCTCGCCCACGCCGGCGTCGTGACCATGGACCTGCCGACCGCGCTCGGATTCACGTTCACGCTGTTCTGCTGGCAGGCCTTCGTGCGCGCGGGTCGCTGGCAGGCGTGGGGCGCGAGCGCCGCCGGAGTCGCGTTCACGTTCCTGGTCCGCTTCACCGCCGTCTTCCTGCCGCCGTTGATGCTCGTGCTGGCCCTGGTCGAGCTGGCCGCGCGCCGCGTCCGCCATCCGGTGCGCGTCGCGCTCGGCTTCGTCCTGCTCGTGCCGGGCACGCTCCTCGCGCTGCAGGCGGGCTATCTCGGCCGCACGTCGTTCGAACCGCTGAGCGCGATGCCGTTCGAATCCGCGAGCTTCCGCGCGCTGCAGGCCCGCTGGCCGCACGCCCGCCTGCCGCTGCCGGACACCTGGGTCCTGGGCTTCGACCGGCAGGCCGTCGAGTCGCAGGCCGGCAGGACGCCGAGTTACCTGCTCGGCAAGGTCCACCCGGAAATGCCGCTCGCCTACTTCCCCGTGGCCCTGGCCGCGAAATGGCCGCTCGGATTCCTCGGCGCGCTCGGGCTGCTCGTCGCCTACGCGTTCGCCCGCCGCCCGCGGCCGCGACGATGGCTCTGGCCGCTCGCGCTGGCGGCGCTCTTCCTCGGCGTCGCGACGTTCGTCGGCCGGCTCGGAATCGGCATCCGCTACGTGCTGCCCGTCGTCCCGGCGCTCGCGGTGTCGCTCGGCGCCCTCGCGTCGGCGCGGGCCGGCGACGGCGCCTTCTGGCGGCGTGCCGCCGCGGCCCTCGCGTGCGTCCAGGCGATCGAGGCCGGCGCGCACGCGCCCTGGCACCTCTCCTTCTACAACGCGGTCGCCGGCGGGCCCGCACGCGGCCAATGGATCGTCAACGACTCCAACGTGGACTGGGGCCAGGGCCTGATCGCGCTGCGCGACGAGATGCGCGCGCGCGGCATCGGACGGGTCCACCTCCTCTACCACGGCACGACCGATCCGGCGGTGTACGGCCTGGACTACGTTCCCTACCTCGGCGGCACGCCCGGTCCCGAGAGCGACTGGCTCGCGATCAGCAGCTACTTCTTCGTCGGGCTGAGCCAGCGCGCGCGCACCCGCGGAGGGCGAACGGACGTGCCGGTGCGCGTGGATTGCAGCGCCCTGTGGCCGCGCGTGCCCGACGCGATGCCCGCCGGCTGCATCCTGCTCTTCCGGATTCGCTGA